GAAAAAGCACGGCGCGGCCGTCGCGGAGCGCTGCCTCTTCGGCGCTTCGCCAGACGCGCTCCCAGAGCCCGGGGAGCGCGGCTTCCGGCCCGTCCCCCGCGGCGTAGACTGCGCTCTCGCCGAAGGACTCGGCGAGGTCGAGCAGCAGAGTCGTCTTTCCGACCTGGCGTGGCCCCGTGAGGATCTGGACCCTGGAGGGAGCCGCTTCGGCCAGGCGCTGGGACAGGACCTCCCGGCACATGTCATAGCCGAGGCGAACGTAGGATTCGACCATAGTCGAATAATTATTCGACTACACCGGTATGTCAAGATCCCCCGAGACTCTCCGGCTCAGCTCTTCGATCCGCCCTCTTCCCGCCCCACGACCGTCGTGAGGTACACTCCCGCCTCACCAGTCCCAGGGGGTCCATCGATGAGAGCACACGGCAAGGGGGCCGCCGGGCTCGCGGCAATCGCGCTGCTCGCGGCGGCAGCGGCGGCGACGGGTATCGGGGCGGAGTCACCGAGCGAGGGGATCGTGACCAACAACGTCTTGCTGGCCCCGTGGAGCGGACCCCACGGCGGCGTGCCCGCCTTCGACAGAATGGATCTCGCGGCCCTCGAGCCCGCGCTCGAGGCCGGCATGGCGAGGAACCTCGAGGAGATCGACGCCATCGCGGGAGACCCCGAGCCGCCGTCGTTCAGGAACACCCTCGTCGCGATGGAGCGCGCCGGCCGGGATCTCGACCGGGTCCTGACGTACTGGGGGATCTGGGGCGGCAACCTCTCGACCCCCGAGTTCCGGAAGGTCCAGGGGGAAATGGCGCCGAAGCTCGCCGGGTTCAACTCGAAGATCATCCAGAATCAGGCCCTCTTCGCCCGGATCAAGAAGGTGTACGAGTCGCCGGAGCGCGCGTCGCTCCGCCCCGACGAGCGGCGCCTCGTCTGGCTGACGTACGACCGGTTCAGGAGCAACGGGGCGACGCTCGAGGGGGCCGCGCGCGCCCGATACGCCGAGATCAACAAGCGCCTCGCCGAGGTGCAGACGAAGTTCGGCAACAACGTCCTCGGCGACGAGGAGGGGTACGTCACCTACCTGACGAAGGATCAGCTCGGCGGACTTCCCGAGTCGTTCGTGAAGGGCGCGGCGGCGGCCGCCGCAGACCGCGGGAAGGCGGGATCGTACGCCGTCACCAACACGCGCTCGTCGATGGACCCGTTCCTCACCTTCTCGACGGAGCGGACCCTGCGCGAGAAGGTGTGGCGGACGTATTACGCGCGGGGAGACAACGGCGACGAGCGCGACAACAACGCGATCATCGCCGAGATTCTGAAGCTTCGCTACGAGCGCGTGAGGCTTCTCGGATACCGGAACTACGCCGAGTGGCGGCTCGAGAGCCTCATGGCGAAAACCCCCGAGCGCGCCCTCGCCCTGATGACCGCCGTGTGGCCCGCGGCGATCGGGCGCGTGAAGGAGGAGGTCGCCGACATGCAGGCGATCGCCGACAAGGAAAGGGTCGGCGTCACCATCGAGCCGTGGGACTACCGCTACTACTCGGAGAAGGTGCGGAAGGCGAAGTACGACCTCGACTCGGGGGAGGTGAAGGAGTACCTCCAGCTCGACAAGCTGAGGGAGGCGATGTTCTTCGTGGCCGGGAAGCTCTTCGATTTCAGCTTCGAGCCGGTGCCGCAGGGGTCGATCCCGGTCTACCAGGAGGACATGCGGGTCTGGGAGGTGAAGCGGAAATCCACCGGTGAGCATGTCGGCCTCTGGTACCTCGACCCGTACGCGCGGACGGGCAAGAGGTCCGGAGCGTGGGCCAACAGCTACCGCGGCCACGAGACCTTCGACGGTCTTCGGACGGTCCTCGCCTCGAACAATTCCAACTTCATCAAGGGCGCCCCGGGAGAGCCGGTCCTCGTCTCGTGGGACGACGCCCGGACTTTCTTCCACGAGTTCGGCCACGCGCTCCACGCCCTCTCGTCGAACGTCGCCTACCCGACGCTCAACGGCGGCGTGCGCGACTACACCGAGTTCCAGTCGCAGCTTCTCGAGCGCTGGCTCCTCACCGACGAGGTGATCAGGTCGTATCTGGTCCATTACAGGACGGGCGCCCCGATGCCGGCCCCGCTCATCGCGAAGATTAAGCGGGCCGCGACCTTCAACCAGGGGTTCGCCACGATCGAGTACCTCGCCTCGGCCCTCGTCGATCTGAAGCTCCACATGGCCGACCCGACGGGGATCGACCCCGGGGCCTTCGAGCGCGCCACCCTCGCCGAGCTGAAGATGCCGAAAGAGATCGTCATGCGGCACCGCAGCCCGCAGTTCAGCCACGTCTTCTCGGGCGAGGGGTACGCGGCCTGCTACTACGGCTACATGTGGGCCGACGTCCTCACGTCGGATGCCGCGGAGGCGTTCGAGCAGGCCCCCGGGGGGTTCTACGACACGGCGCTGGCGGTGAAGCTCGTGGACAACCTCTTCGCCGTCCGGAACGCGATCGATCCGGCCGAGGCGTACCGCGCCTTTCGCGGGCGGGACGCCCGCATCGACGCCCTGATGCGCGACCGCGGCTTCATCCAGATTCCCCAATGAATCTTCCGAAAAACCCCTTGACCCCATCAGGAATAACCGTATAACCTGCACACCTCTCGAAATGGATGGGTGGCGAGCTCTCGCGGCGCAGGCGCGGCGCGGGACCGGAATCCGGGGGCTATGAAAGATCACGCCGGGCGTCACTCCGCGCGGATCATCTCAGGTCTCGCCGCGCTTCTTCTCTGGAGCGCCCTTCCGGCGGCGACGATCTACGTCGACGACAACACCTGCCCGTCGACAGGCTCCGGCACGCTCGCGAGCCCCTACTGCCGCATCCAGGACGCCATCTGCGTCGCCGTGAGCGGGGATCTCGTCAGCGTCGCGCCGGGAAGCTACCTCGAGGCGCTCCGGATGAGGCCGAACGTGAGCGTCGTCTCCCAGGGGGGCGCCGCCGTCACGACGATCAGCTCGTCGGGCAAACCGTGCACCGACACCAACTTCTGCTCCAAGAAGCCGGGCACCCAGTGCACGGTCGTCACCTTCTCGACGGGCCACACCCCCACGACGGTTCTCGACGGGTTCACGATCACCGGGGGAGCCGGGCAGGCGGTGCCGGCGCCCCTCACCAACGTCGTGGGCGGGGGAGGCCTCTACATCTTCAGCTCCCCGACGATCCGCAACAACGTCATCCAGAACAACGTCCTCCACAACGTCTCCCCCGCGCGCGGCGAGTTCGACGGCGCCGGCATCTACGTCTCGAGGGGCGCCCCGATCATCACGAACAACGTCATCACCGGGAACCGCGCGATCCCCGCGGCGGGCACCTCGACGGCCGAGACGTACGGCTACGGCGGCGGCATCTACGTCAGCTTCGTCGCGACGCCTCAGATCTTCGCCAACACGATCCAGGGAAACCAGGCGGGCGACGCCAACCTCGCTTTCTCCCTGGGAAGCGGCGGCGGCATCTCCATCGCCGAGCCCGACCCGAGCGCGCCGCCGGGCACCACCGTCATCGATCGCAATCTCATCGCCGACAACGTCACCGACACCTTCGGCGCGGGCGTGAGCCTTCTGAGCATTCCCACTTCGGTCGGGCAGTCGATCATCAGCAACAACGTCATCGTGGGCAACTCGACCTCCAAGGGCGGCGGCGTCTACACGTACCTCAACATCTCGAAGATCGTGAACAACACGATCACGAACAACACCGCGCTGCTCGGCGGCGGCGTCTACTCCGGCCTCAGCGACGTGACGTTGCCGATCATCGTGTCGAACAACGCCATCACCGGCAACCACCTGCTCTTCGCCGGGAGCGGCGGCGGCATCTACAAGCTGGATCTCGGCTCGACGCCGAGCACGAGCCTCGAGTCGAACGACGTCTTCGGGAACCAGAAGAACCAGGTCGGCGGTGACCTGAGCGACGCGACCTTCTTCACCGCGAACGGAAACATCTCGCTCGACCCGCGCTACGTGAACGAGGCGTCCCGCGACTACCACGTCAATCCGAACGCACCCCTCATCGACCGCGCGCTCGCGTCGCGGGCCCCCTCCGTGGACCGGGACAACACCTCCCGCGGCTACGACGGCGACGGCATCCCGAATTACCCGATGCCGGGCGACAACGACATCGGCGCGTACGAGTGGCGTCCCTCCTGCGTCCCCTCGACGGAGATCTGCGACGGGATCGACAACAACTGTGATGGCCAGATCGACGAGAACAATCCCGGGGGCGGGGGAGCGTGCGCGACGGGGCTGCCGGGCGTGTGCTCGGCGGGCATCCGCACCTGCCAGTCGGGGGCGTTGAACTGCGTGCAGAGCACGCAGGCGTCGACCGAGATCTGTGACGGACTCGACAACAACTGCAATGGATCGGTGGATGAGGGTTTCCCCAACACCGACGC
This is a stretch of genomic DNA from Acidobacteriota bacterium. It encodes these proteins:
- a CDS encoding M3 family metallopeptidase translates to MRAHGKGAAGLAAIALLAAAAAATGIGAESPSEGIVTNNVLLAPWSGPHGGVPAFDRMDLAALEPALEAGMARNLEEIDAIAGDPEPPSFRNTLVAMERAGRDLDRVLTYWGIWGGNLSTPEFRKVQGEMAPKLAGFNSKIIQNQALFARIKKVYESPERASLRPDERRLVWLTYDRFRSNGATLEGAARARYAEINKRLAEVQTKFGNNVLGDEEGYVTYLTKDQLGGLPESFVKGAAAAAADRGKAGSYAVTNTRSSMDPFLTFSTERTLREKVWRTYYARGDNGDERDNNAIIAEILKLRYERVRLLGYRNYAEWRLESLMAKTPERALALMTAVWPAAIGRVKEEVADMQAIADKERVGVTIEPWDYRYYSEKVRKAKYDLDSGEVKEYLQLDKLREAMFFVAGKLFDFSFEPVPQGSIPVYQEDMRVWEVKRKSTGEHVGLWYLDPYARTGKRSGAWANSYRGHETFDGLRTVLASNNSNFIKGAPGEPVLVSWDDARTFFHEFGHALHALSSNVAYPTLNGGVRDYTEFQSQLLERWLLTDEVIRSYLVHYRTGAPMPAPLIAKIKRAATFNQGFATIEYLASALVDLKLHMADPTGIDPGAFERATLAELKMPKEIVMRHRSPQFSHVFSGEGYAACYYGYMWADVLTSDAAEAFEQAPGGFYDTALAVKLVDNLFAVRNAIDPAEAYRAFRGRDARIDALMRDRGFIQIPQ